One part of the Marinobacterium rhizophilum genome encodes these proteins:
- a CDS encoding tripartite tricarboxylate transporter permease → MLDTLITSLLTVLSMQHILYLAGGVFLGLMIGIFPGLGGIAGLSLLLPFLYGMDPISALAMLVGLVAVIPTSDTFTSVLMGIPGSSASQATVLDGFPMAKRGHAARALAAAFTASLFGGLFGALMLTAFVLIARPLILAFGSAELFMLTLLGLSMVGVLAGNSLVKGISACGIGLLLGSLGAAPATGEYRMSFDNTYLMDGIPLVVVGLGIFAIPEIIDLLRQNRAIAEAAALGSGWVEGFKDVIKHKWLSIRCAILGTLIGALPGLGGSVVDWIAYGHAVQTTKAKDKPEYGKGDVRGVIAPESANNAKEGGGLIPTLLFGIPGSGSMAVFLGGMVLIGLEPGPAMVGAELSTTYTIVWSLALANVIGAGSCLLMSKWVARLTLIPYALMAPFMLMVICFAAFQATRSLGDLVALLAIGVLGVLMKRFDWPRPAFLIGFVLAGGMETYLYQAVQFDGWSFLTKPGVMIIAAITVASIYFAVRSKPGSKQDDSATTDTDTGTESAEAPRRRATNLRPQIVFAVAVVGLFGYGLYDALQHSFLGGVFTAGLCAIMLAMSLVVLVKLLRGKLDDAVNFDNEVEAGYSTDSSITSLPHYVYWLTGLILGCYLFGYLIAIGLFFVIFLLLKARTSMIRTLSLTCAAITFLVVLSHLMVLDMPRGLLQEMVQLPWPLS, encoded by the coding sequence ATGCTCGACACTCTGATTACATCGCTGCTGACCGTGCTCAGCATGCAGCATATTCTCTATCTGGCCGGGGGCGTCTTTCTCGGCCTGATGATTGGTATTTTTCCCGGTCTTGGCGGTATCGCAGGCCTGTCCCTGCTGCTGCCTTTTCTATACGGAATGGACCCCATCTCTGCCCTGGCCATGCTGGTCGGCCTGGTGGCGGTCATTCCCACCTCCGATACCTTTACCTCGGTGCTGATGGGCATTCCCGGTTCCAGCGCCTCCCAGGCAACGGTACTGGATGGCTTCCCGATGGCCAAGCGGGGCCACGCGGCCCGCGCTCTGGCCGCCGCCTTTACTGCATCCCTGTTCGGTGGCCTGTTTGGCGCCCTGATGCTGACGGCCTTCGTACTCATTGCCCGTCCGCTGATCCTGGCGTTCGGTTCGGCCGAGCTGTTCATGCTCACCCTGCTGGGTTTGAGCATGGTGGGTGTGCTGGCCGGTAACAGCCTGGTGAAGGGCATCAGCGCCTGCGGTATCGGCCTGCTGCTGGGCAGCCTTGGGGCCGCGCCCGCCACCGGCGAATACCGCATGTCTTTCGACAATACCTACCTGATGGACGGCATTCCGCTGGTCGTCGTTGGTCTGGGCATTTTCGCCATTCCGGAAATTATCGACCTGCTGCGCCAGAACCGCGCCATCGCCGAAGCCGCCGCGCTGGGCAGTGGCTGGGTTGAAGGCTTCAAGGACGTTATCAAGCACAAGTGGCTGTCGATTCGCTGTGCCATTCTCGGCACCCTGATCGGCGCGCTGCCGGGCCTTGGCGGCAGCGTGGTGGACTGGATTGCCTATGGCCACGCGGTGCAGACCACCAAAGCCAAAGACAAGCCGGAATACGGCAAGGGCGATGTACGTGGCGTCATCGCGCCTGAATCCGCCAACAATGCCAAGGAAGGCGGCGGCCTGATCCCGACCCTGCTGTTCGGTATCCCGGGCTCTGGCAGCATGGCTGTCTTCCTCGGCGGCATGGTACTGATCGGCCTGGAACCCGGCCCCGCCATGGTGGGCGCAGAACTGAGCACCACTTACACCATCGTCTGGTCACTGGCGCTGGCTAACGTTATCGGCGCCGGCTCCTGCCTGCTGATGTCCAAGTGGGTCGCCCGCCTGACACTGATTCCCTATGCACTGATGGCCCCCTTCATGCTGATGGTCATCTGCTTTGCCGCCTTCCAGGCAACCCGCAGCCTGGGTGACCTGGTTGCCCTGCTGGCCATCGGTGTTCTGGGCGTGCTGATGAAGCGCTTTGACTGGCCGCGCCCCGCCTTCCTGATCGGCTTCGTGCTGGCCGGTGGCATGGAAACCTACCTGTACCAGGCGGTGCAGTTTGATGGCTGGTCCTTCCTGACCAAGCCTGGCGTCATGATCATTGCAGCCATCACCGTGGCCTCGATCTACTTCGCCGTGCGCTCCAAGCCTGGCAGCAAGCAGGACGACAGCGCGACCACCGACACAGATACCGGCACCGAGAGCGCCGAGGCGCCCCGTCGCCGCGCAACCAACCTGCGTCCGCAGATCGTGTTCGCCGTTGCCGTGGTGGGCCTGTTCGGCTATGGCCTCTACGATGCCCTGCAGCACTCCTTCCTGGGCGGTGTTTTCACCGCGGGACTCTGTGCGATCATGCTCGCCATGTCGCTGGTGGTGCTGGTCAAGCTGCTGCGAGGCAAGCTGGACGATGCGGTGAACTTCGACAACGAAGTGGAAGCCGGCTACAGCACCGACAGCAGCATCACCAGCCTGCCGCACTACGTCTACTGGCTGACGGGCCTGATACTGGGCTGCTACCTGTTCGGCTACCTGATCGCCATTGGCCTGTTCTTCGTCATCTTCCTGCTGCTGAAAGCGCGCACCTCGATGATAAGAACCCTGTCCCTGACCTGCGCCGCCATCACCTTCCTGGTGGTGCTGTCCCACCTGATGGTGCTGGACATGCCCCGCGGCCTGCTGCAGGAAATGGTGCAACTGCCCTGGCCCCTGAGCTAA
- a CDS encoding translocation/assembly module TamB domain-containing protein, whose protein sequence is MKRWTLRILLGLLVLVLLLVAGVAAIGLTEKGTRILFNQLQPLIPGQLGYRSLNGALLKQLDIQGLNYALDELRVEAGRIEFAWRPAALLRGRVELERLGVEELDVWLPAPAAEAAPAEPAGPLALPESVRLPLAFQVGEIYGRGLRIHPAEGDTILIEAVALGAHNELERVVLDRFSFKSPLAELNLSGELTAAGNYPLALALDWSAPIPERGQISGSGTLGGELLGENALLTLEQQLQGLAEAALVAKVAQPLGELGWQLALDLARFDPAPFAADLAGHAVSGSLNLSGDLASATGAIALAGSLPEVGALTLDSSLEASAEQLNLTRARVQLPQSGTDLTLSGKVLALQQTPELDLALRWTGLRYPLSAQLPAQFASESGTLNISGPLSDYRLRLDGKVSGEGLPATGVALTGQGSLEQMPALALTLDTLGGQLVLQGSAGWTPQPVWDLQVRADGINPGLQWPDWTGAVGLNLKTQGQLVDGEPRAQLDIAAFSGSLRDQPLSGAGQVKVKGTALDIGQLALGWGNARLNVQGQVADKLALDWQLLASDLAALLPQAAGAIKAGGTLEGTAEAPQVNASIDATDLRFGEYRLRQIGGTVAVDMGWKTPARVDLKAEELLLAGQPVESLSLQGSGVQQDHSLRLDVDSSAAQLSLALDGGLDDKQQWRGTLATLDISQPDAGAWRLQAPAPLQLAASQASTEALCLKASSGEGLLCLNGQWQAQGKSGGDLTLRELPLSLLAPWLPATTEIAGHVSADASGSLSARGALAYEAQVSLQQARLTLPDEGLKLSFTDARVSASGSDKKAALDLNLLMDEVDGRVQGSVTVDDLAGAGRLQGQVGLAIEDLKFLSLLVPDMKVRSGRVQGDLTLGGSLAAPRIQGELNLDNGNIELPAAGIALADLSVRLRDDPARPEYLLLDGSMASGGGTLALSGEFEPLAQTGSISINGERFQAVGTPEIQVFISPDMLVTMDEGRIAVGGELKVPEALIKPPKLSNAVAVSSDAVVVNAQGVGEAQVAGPALDLNLRVTLGDKVLVDAFGFNGRLAGGLVLQEDNRRGTRATGNIGVASGEYELYGQTLNISRGSFIYTGGPVDNPGLNMRVEREVEEVKVGARVTGTLRVPKLTLFSEPSMPDTSLLSYLILGRAPGTASASEQEMLVKLALAMGRKGGNAVGERLADALNVDEVGVGGGDTLDDTSFYIGKYLSPRLYVKYGVGLLSPASSFLMRYKLSDRWSFESNTGTAGSGADIFYQLER, encoded by the coding sequence ATGAAGCGCTGGACGCTGCGAATTCTGCTCGGCCTGCTGGTTCTGGTGTTGCTGCTGGTGGCGGGCGTGGCCGCCATTGGCCTGACCGAGAAGGGCACCCGTATCCTGTTTAACCAGCTGCAACCGCTGATTCCCGGGCAGCTGGGGTATCGCTCGCTAAACGGTGCCCTGCTGAAGCAGCTCGATATCCAGGGGTTGAACTACGCGCTTGATGAGCTGCGCGTCGAGGCCGGGCGTATCGAGTTCGCCTGGCGTCCGGCGGCGCTGCTGCGCGGGCGTGTCGAGCTGGAGCGTCTGGGTGTGGAGGAGCTGGATGTCTGGCTGCCTGCGCCGGCCGCCGAGGCCGCGCCGGCTGAACCCGCCGGCCCGCTGGCGTTGCCGGAGTCCGTGCGCCTGCCGCTGGCATTCCAGGTTGGCGAAATCTACGGACGCGGTCTGCGCATCCATCCCGCCGAGGGCGATACGATCCTGATCGAAGCCGTGGCGCTCGGGGCCCACAACGAGCTGGAGCGGGTGGTACTGGATCGTTTCAGCTTCAAGTCGCCGCTGGCCGAGCTGAACCTCAGCGGAGAGCTGACGGCCGCGGGCAATTACCCGCTGGCACTGGCACTGGACTGGAGCGCACCGATTCCGGAGCGTGGCCAGATCAGTGGCAGCGGCACCCTGGGCGGTGAGCTGCTGGGCGAGAACGCCCTGCTGACGCTGGAGCAACAGCTGCAGGGACTGGCCGAGGCGGCACTGGTGGCAAAGGTTGCCCAGCCGCTGGGGGAGCTCGGCTGGCAGCTGGCGCTGGATCTGGCGCGGTTTGATCCGGCGCCCTTTGCGGCCGATCTGGCGGGCCATGCCGTGAGCGGCAGCCTGAACCTCAGCGGTGACCTGGCCTCGGCAACGGGTGCTATCGCCCTGGCGGGAAGCCTGCCCGAGGTGGGCGCGCTGACACTGGACAGCAGCCTGGAGGCGAGCGCGGAACAGCTGAACCTGACCCGCGCCCGGGTCCAGCTGCCGCAAAGCGGCACGGACCTGACCCTGTCCGGCAAGGTGCTGGCGTTGCAGCAGACTCCCGAACTGGATCTGGCGCTGCGCTGGACGGGGCTGCGCTATCCGTTGTCGGCACAGCTGCCGGCGCAGTTTGCCAGTGAAAGCGGCACGCTGAACATTAGCGGCCCACTGAGCGACTACCGCCTCCGGCTGGATGGCAAGGTCAGTGGCGAAGGCCTGCCGGCCACCGGCGTGGCCCTGACCGGCCAGGGTAGCCTGGAGCAAATGCCAGCGCTGGCGCTGACCCTCGATACCCTGGGCGGTCAGCTGGTGCTGCAAGGCAGTGCCGGCTGGACACCGCAACCGGTGTGGGATCTGCAGGTGCGCGCCGACGGCATCAACCCAGGCCTGCAATGGCCAGACTGGACCGGCGCCGTTGGGCTGAACCTGAAAACCCAGGGCCAGCTGGTGGACGGCGAACCCCGGGCGCAGCTGGATATTGCCGCGTTTTCGGGCAGCCTGCGCGACCAGCCGCTCAGTGGTGCCGGCCAGGTCAAGGTGAAGGGCACGGCGCTGGATATCGGTCAGCTGGCGCTGGGCTGGGGCAATGCCAGGCTCAACGTGCAGGGACAGGTGGCGGACAAGCTGGCACTGGACTGGCAGCTGCTGGCCAGCGACCTGGCCGCTCTGCTGCCCCAGGCGGCGGGCGCCATCAAGGCGGGCGGTACCCTGGAGGGGACCGCCGAGGCGCCGCAGGTCAACGCCAGTATCGACGCCACCGACTTGCGCTTTGGCGAATACCGGCTCAGGCAGATCGGCGGCACGGTGGCGGTTGATATGGGCTGGAAAACGCCGGCCCGGGTCGATCTCAAGGCCGAGGAGCTGCTGCTGGCAGGCCAGCCGGTAGAGAGCCTCAGTCTGCAAGGCAGCGGGGTGCAGCAGGATCACAGCCTGCGGCTGGATGTTGACAGCAGCGCCGCCCAGCTGAGCCTGGCACTCGATGGCGGGCTGGATGACAAGCAGCAATGGCGCGGCACCCTGGCGACACTGGATATCAGCCAGCCCGATGCCGGCGCCTGGCGCTTGCAGGCACCGGCGCCGCTGCAACTGGCCGCCAGCCAGGCCAGCACCGAGGCGCTCTGTCTCAAGGCCAGCAGCGGCGAGGGCCTTTTGTGCCTCAACGGCCAGTGGCAGGCCCAGGGCAAGAGTGGGGGCGATCTGACCCTGCGCGAGCTGCCGCTCAGCCTGCTGGCCCCCTGGCTGCCCGCCACCACCGAGATCGCCGGCCATGTCAGTGCCGATGCCTCCGGCAGCCTCTCGGCCAGGGGCGCCCTGGCTTACGAGGCGCAGGTGTCGCTGCAGCAGGCGCGCCTGACGCTGCCCGACGAAGGACTCAAACTGAGCTTTACCGACGCCCGTGTCAGTGCCAGTGGCAGCGACAAGAAGGCGGCGCTGGATCTGAACCTGCTGATGGATGAAGTCGATGGTCGTGTACAGGGCTCGGTCACGGTGGATGACCTGGCCGGTGCCGGCCGGCTGCAGGGGCAGGTGGGGCTGGCGATCGAGGATCTGAAGTTTCTCTCCCTGCTGGTGCCGGACATGAAGGTGCGCAGCGGCCGGGTACAAGGCGACCTGACCCTGGGTGGCAGCCTGGCGGCGCCACGCATCCAGGGCGAGTTGAATCTCGATAACGGCAATATAGAGCTGCCTGCCGCCGGTATCGCGCTGGCGGATTTGAGCGTGCGGCTGCGGGATGACCCGGCCCGGCCCGAGTACCTGCTGCTGGACGGCAGCATGGCCTCGGGTGGCGGTACCCTGGCGCTGTCCGGTGAGTTCGAACCCCTGGCCCAGACCGGCAGTATCAGCATTAACGGCGAGCGCTTCCAGGCCGTGGGTACGCCGGAAATACAGGTGTTTATCTCCCCCGACATGCTGGTGACGATGGATGAGGGGCGCATCGCCGTGGGCGGTGAGCTGAAGGTGCCCGAAGCCCTGATCAAGCCGCCCAAGCTGAGCAATGCCGTGGCGGTGTCCTCCGATGCGGTGGTGGTCAATGCCCAGGGGGTGGGTGAAGCCCAGGTGGCGGGCCCGGCGCTGGATCTGAATCTGCGGGTCACGCTGGGCGACAAGGTGCTGGTGGATGCCTTTGGCTTCAACGGCCGCCTGGCCGGCGGCCTGGTACTGCAGGAAGACAACCGCCGTGGCACCCGTGCCACCGGCAATATCGGCGTGGCCAGTGGTGAGTACGAGCTCTATGGCCAGACATTGAATATTTCCCGAGGCAGTTTTATCTATACCGGCGGGCCTGTGGATAACCCCGGCCTCAATATGCGCGTGGAGCGTGAAGTCGAGGAGGTCAAGGTTGGTGCCCGCGTCACCGGAACCTTGCGGGTGCCCAAGCTGACCCTGTTTTCCGAACCGTCCATGCCGGATACCAGCCTGTTGTCCTACCTGATACTGGGCCGGGCACCGGGCACGGCGTCGGCCAGCGAGCAGGAAATGCTGGTCAAGCTGGCGCTGGCCATGGGTCGCAAGGGTGGCAATGCCGTGGGGGAACGCCTGGCGGATGCGCTCAACGTGGATGAAGTGGGCGTGGGCGGTGGCGACACCCTGGACGACACCTCCTTCTATATCGGCAAGTACCTGTCTCCCAGGCTGTACGTGAAATACGGCGTGGGCCTGCTGTCGCCGGCGTCCAGTTTCCTGATGCGCTACAAGCTCAGCGATCGCTGGTCGTTCGAGTCCAACACCGGCACCGCCGGCAGTGGCGCGGATATCTTCTACCAGCTGGAGCGCTGA
- a CDS encoding autotransporter assembly complex protein TamA, translating to MINKKLPGWLLSCLLCVSPAAVQAAQHDPVVVERALAVEVEGLSADLPGELADNIRAFLAIERIKGDAAPMASRLQYLHRQAEEQIRTALQPFGYYQPSIQAELLDQQDRWLARYRVDPGPQVRLENINVVITGEAQTDPQFVQALADNGLRKGQPLRHADYETLKSRLQSLASERGYYEAVLSRQQLLINPELNQADIELELDSGPRYRIGAVNFSDAPVGDALLRRYVPFESGDPVSSGRLLELQRGLSESDYFSRVEVQPSWDQAVDQVVPIGVNLEPNKRTAYRFGAGYGTDTGARLSASLNRRWVNRRGHSYTGAMQLSEVESTAAVQYNIPGQKPQSDRYSARLAWETEQTDTTDSEILTLGVLWQKQLGPWQRLLSVDWEQERFTLDDETSSTSFLIPGMRWSTTQTDNPLNPSRGYRISFELDAASEVLLSEADFVQAQLKGKHVLTLGNRTRLLTRAEVGATAMDVFDLMPSSHRFFAGGDNSVRGYDYKQLGPVGSNGDVVGGRYLLVGSAEVDYLVAESWRVAAFYDAGNALDSLSEPLKNGVGVGVRWQSPIGPVRVDLAKPLDDSGFRIHFTLGPDL from the coding sequence GTGATCAATAAAAAATTGCCAGGATGGCTGCTGAGCTGTTTGCTGTGTGTGTCCCCGGCGGCGGTACAGGCGGCCCAGCATGACCCGGTTGTCGTGGAGCGTGCTCTCGCGGTGGAAGTTGAAGGTCTGAGCGCGGACCTGCCCGGCGAGCTTGCGGACAATATTCGCGCGTTTCTGGCAATCGAGCGCATCAAGGGCGACGCAGCCCCCATGGCGAGCCGGTTGCAGTATCTGCACCGCCAGGCCGAGGAGCAGATTCGAACCGCGCTGCAGCCCTTTGGCTACTACCAGCCGAGCATTCAGGCCGAGCTGCTCGATCAGCAGGACCGGTGGCTGGCGCGCTACCGGGTGGACCCGGGCCCGCAGGTGCGGCTGGAAAACATCAATGTTGTCATCACCGGCGAAGCCCAAACCGATCCGCAGTTTGTACAGGCGCTGGCGGACAACGGCCTGCGCAAGGGTCAACCTCTGCGCCATGCCGATTACGAAACGCTGAAAAGCCGGCTGCAGTCCCTGGCTTCCGAGCGGGGCTACTACGAAGCCGTGCTGAGCCGCCAGCAGTTGCTGATCAATCCGGAGCTGAACCAGGCCGATATCGAGCTGGAGCTGGATTCGGGTCCGCGCTATCGCATCGGTGCGGTGAATTTCTCCGACGCGCCCGTGGGGGACGCCCTGTTGCGGCGTTACGTACCCTTCGAATCCGGCGACCCGGTGTCCAGCGGGCGCCTGCTGGAACTGCAGCGTGGGCTGTCGGAGAGCGACTATTTCAGCCGTGTGGAAGTGCAGCCCAGCTGGGATCAGGCGGTCGACCAGGTAGTGCCCATCGGGGTTAACCTGGAGCCCAACAAGCGTACGGCCTACCGTTTTGGCGCCGGCTACGGCACCGATACCGGGGCGCGGCTCAGTGCCAGTCTTAACCGGCGCTGGGTGAACCGCCGCGGCCACAGTTACACCGGTGCCATGCAGTTGTCTGAGGTGGAGTCCACCGCGGCGGTGCAATACAACATTCCCGGCCAGAAGCCGCAAAGCGATCGCTACAGTGCTCGCCTGGCCTGGGAAACCGAGCAAACCGACACGACCGACAGTGAAATTCTCACCCTGGGCGTACTCTGGCAGAAGCAGCTTGGTCCCTGGCAGCGGTTGCTGTCCGTCGACTGGGAGCAGGAGCGCTTTACCCTGGACGACGAAACCAGCAGCACCAGCTTCCTGATCCCCGGCATGCGCTGGTCAACCACCCAGACCGACAACCCGCTCAACCCGTCCCGGGGCTACCGCATATCGTTCGAACTGGATGCCGCCAGCGAAGTGCTGCTGTCCGAGGCGGACTTTGTGCAGGCGCAGCTCAAGGGCAAGCATGTACTGACGCTGGGGAATCGAACCCGCCTGCTGACCCGTGCAGAAGTGGGGGCGACGGCGATGGATGTATTTGATCTCATGCCCTCGTCGCACCGTTTCTTCGCAGGCGGTGACAACAGTGTGCGCGGCTACGACTACAAGCAGCTGGGCCCGGTGGGCAGCAATGGCGACGTCGTTGGTGGGCGCTACCTGCTGGTGGGCAGTGCCGAGGTGGATTACCTCGTTGCCGAAAGCTGGCGCGTGGCGGCGTTTTACGATGCCGGCAATGCGCTGGATTCCCTCTCGGAGCCGCTCAAGAACGGTGTCGGGGTGGGCGTGCGCTGGCAGTCGCCCATAGGCCCGGTGCGGGTGGATCTGGCCAAGCCGCTGGACGATTCAGGCTTTCGCATTCACTTCACCCTGGGGCCTGACCTATGA